gtaggttCGTGCCACATTTCGTTGGTCCACACAACGCAACAGAATAGAGTACGGATTACGTCTTCGTCCAAAGGATAGGAACTGCGATCTCCAAGCAGTCCTCGCCTTCGTCGTCAAAATCGGCAGCTGGGCCGCCGTGGCCATGGACGGGCACGATGGCACTCTCCTTGCCTGCCACGAAACCTCACACCATATATTTCCGAGCCTGCACCCTTTCCGGTTCAAACTGTCTGGCCTCGATGCCTGACACCGCGGACTACCGACTACTCGGGCCGCCGGAGGCTCGCCATGCCGCGATGATcacggtggcggcgctgaccgacgAGGCGTCCTCTGGCCCGAAAGATTGGAGCGTGAAGAGGGAGAGTGACGCGCTGGGGCCAGCGGGGAAGACGCGCACGAAGAAACGGTCGCCGACGTTCCTGTGCTCGGGGGACCCCTGCCTCGACTTCTTCCGCGTGTTGCCCGCCACGCCGGCCGCCACCGTGGCCAGGCTCCTCGCTGCCGCGTGGGTCGCCGACCCGTCCACCGCGCTCCGCCTGGTCGCCAACCTCCGCGGCGTGCGGGGCTCCGGCAAGTCCGACCGCGAAAGCTTCTACGCCGCCGCGCTCTGGCTCCACGCCCGCCACCCCGCCACGCTCGCGCGCAacgccgcctccgtcgccgcctTCGGCTACCTCAAGGATCTCCCCGAGCTGCTCCACTGGATCGTGCGCGGCGGCCTCTCCAACAAAGCAGAAAGGAGGACGGCCCTCCTTGCCACCGGCCGCCGCGGCCCCTTTGGCCTCGGGCGCTACCGCAACTCACTCGGGCGCACCCGCAACTTCCGCAAGCGCAGGCCGCGCCCCAAGGTGGACCGTGCTGCGCGCGTCGGCACGGCGGAGGAGCGCCTCGCGGCAAAGCTGCGGCACGACCGGGAGCTCTCGGCTGCGGCGGCCGTGTCGCGCCGGAGCAAGAGGGTGGGTACCGCTGCGACGGCGATTCGGCGTTACCGATGCGACCCCACGTACCGGTTCCTGCACGACCGTACGGCCGACCTGTTCGCCAGCCTCCTCGTGGAGGACATGCGCAAGCTCGCCAACGACGACGTCCGGGAGCTCTCGCTCGCGGCGAAGTGGTGCCCGTCGCTAGGCTCGTCGTACGACCGCTCCACTCTCCTCTGCGAGGCCGTCGCGCGACGCCTCTTCCCCAGGGGCTCGTCGCCAGAGCTCGCGGATGATCTCCCCGACGAACCTTACGCTTATCGTGCGCGCGAGCGCCTCCGTAGGACGGCGCTCGTGCCGCTCCGCCGCGCGCTACAGCTCCCCGAGGTCTTCATGTCGGCGCGGGCGTGGGAGTCCGTCGTGTACACGCGCGTGGCCTCGGTGGCCA
Above is a window of Triticum aestivum cultivar Chinese Spring chromosome 6B, IWGSC CS RefSeq v2.1, whole genome shotgun sequence DNA encoding:
- the LOC123136561 gene encoding uncharacterized protein, giving the protein MALSLPATKPHTIYFRACTLSGSNCLASMPDTADYRLLGPPEARHAAMITVAALTDEASSGPKDWSVKRESDALGPAGKTRTKKRSPTFLCSGDPCLDFFRVLPATPAATVARLLAAAWVADPSTALRLVANLRGVRGSGKSDRESFYAAALWLHARHPATLARNAASVAAFGYLKDLPELLHWIVRGGLSNKAERRTALLATGRRGPFGLGRYRNSLGRTRNFRKRRPRPKVDRAARVGTAEERLAAKLRHDRELSAAAAVSRRSKRVGTAATAIRRYRCDPTYRFLHDRTADLFASLLVEDMRKLANDDVRELSLAAKWCPSLGSSYDRSTLLCEAVARRLFPRGSSPELADDLPDEPYAYRARERLRRTALVPLRRALQLPEVFMSARAWESVVYTRVASVAMKNYQAVFLKHDAERFNAYLADVKSSKKRIAAGALLPHQIIESLGEDGDGAGTGVADMQWRRMVDDMRALGKLTNCLAVCDVSGSMSGLPMDVCVALGLLVSELTDDPWSGRVITFSERPEIHLITGDTLSEKVGFMRAMDWGMNTNFQAVFDKILEVAVGAGLPPERMVRRVFVFSDMEFDQASAHPWETDYEAIVRKFSEAGYGSAVPEIVFWNLAYSKAVPVMSGQKGVALVSGFSKNLLKLFLDGGGIVTPRTIMEKAIVGPEYDKLTVFD